From one Rosa rugosa chromosome 4, drRosRugo1.1, whole genome shotgun sequence genomic stretch:
- the LOC133743897 gene encoding protein RGF1 INDUCIBLE TRANSCRIPTION FACTOR 1-like — MGAGGPDEEDNRWPPWLKPLLKESFFVHCKLHADSHKSECNMYCLDCMNGPLCSLCLAYHKDHRAIQIRRSSYHDVIRVNEIQKHLDIAGVQTYIINSARVVFLNERPQPRPGKGVTNTCEVCERSLLDSFRFCSLGCKIVGTSQNPLKKMRARLMGSDSEDSYSSSSSSHGRFSNNKVQSFSPSTPPPTSNNYRTAKRRKGIPHRAPMGGLIIEY; from the exons ATG GGTGCTGGAGGTCCTGATGAGGAAGACAACAGGTGGCCGCCATGGCTGAAGCCTCTGCTCAAAGAGAGCTTCTTTGTTCATTGCAAGTTACATGCCGATTCTCACAAGAGTGAATGCAATATGTACTGCTTGGATTGTATGAATGGCCCTCTCTGCTCTCTCTGCCTTGCCTACCACAAGGACCATCGTGCTATTCAG ATAAGGAGGTCTTCATACCATGATGTGATTAGAGTGAATGAGATTCAGAAGCATCTCGACATCGCCGGAGTCCAGACCTACATTATCAACAGTGCTCGAGTCGTTTTCCTGAATGAGAGGCCTCAGCCTAGGCCTGGGAAAGGAGTCACCAATACCTGTGAAGTCTGTGAGCGAAGCCTTCTTGATTCGTTCAGATTCTGTTCTCTTGGTTGCAAG ATTGTGGGTACTTCCCAGAATCCACTAAAGAAAATGAGAGCCAGGCTAATGGGTTCCGACTCCGAGGACTCatacagcagcagcagcagcagccatGGAAGGTTCTCCAACAACAAAGTTCAGAGCTTCTCGCCATCAACACCACCCCCAACTTCCAACAACTACCGGACGGCCAAGAGGAGGAAGGGAATTCCCCACAGGGCACCAATGGGAGGACTAATCATAGAATACTAa